The Natrinema salaciae genome contains a region encoding:
- a CDS encoding thiolase C-terminal domain-containing protein: MSDVRVAGTGLTPFGNSPERTGRDLFAEASTVAFEDSGVPREDVEAVLYGNFMGELSEHQGHQGPLMAEAAGVRAPATRYESACASSGVAVREAVKRIRNGENDVLLVGGAERMTNLGTAGATEALAIAADDLWEVRAGVTFPGAYALMAQAYFDEFGGEREDLANIAVKNHANALTNEKAQYQRAIEVSDALEAPPVSEPLGLYDACPISDGASALVLTSESYAANHDLEAPVAITGTGQGGDRMALHDREHLARSPAAREAGEEAYADAGVDAGDVDLAEVHDCFTIAEVLALEALDLEPIGEGISAARDGRTTADGETPINLSGGLKAKGHPVGATGASQIAEVTDLLAGEHPNSKHVDGATTGVAHNAGGTVASATVHVLEVVDR; the protein is encoded by the coding sequence ATGAGTGACGTACGTGTCGCAGGCACAGGGTTGACACCGTTCGGGAACAGCCCCGAACGGACCGGCCGAGATCTCTTCGCCGAAGCGAGTACCGTGGCCTTCGAGGACAGCGGCGTCCCCCGGGAGGACGTCGAGGCCGTCCTCTACGGCAACTTCATGGGCGAACTCTCCGAACATCAGGGCCATCAGGGGCCCTTGATGGCCGAAGCGGCGGGGGTCCGAGCCCCGGCGACCCGCTACGAGTCCGCGTGCGCCTCGAGCGGCGTCGCGGTCCGCGAGGCGGTCAAACGGATCCGTAACGGCGAGAACGACGTGTTGCTCGTCGGCGGCGCGGAGCGGATGACCAACCTCGGCACCGCTGGCGCGACCGAAGCGCTCGCGATCGCCGCGGACGACCTCTGGGAGGTGCGGGCCGGGGTGACCTTCCCCGGCGCGTACGCGCTGATGGCCCAGGCCTACTTCGACGAGTTCGGCGGCGAGCGCGAGGACCTGGCCAACATCGCGGTCAAAAACCACGCGAACGCCCTCACCAACGAGAAGGCCCAGTATCAGCGCGCCATCGAGGTTTCGGACGCGCTCGAGGCCCCGCCGGTCTCGGAACCGCTCGGGCTCTACGACGCCTGTCCGATCTCGGACGGCGCGTCCGCGCTCGTGCTCACGAGCGAGTCCTACGCCGCGAACCACGACCTCGAGGCACCGGTTGCGATAACGGGAACCGGACAGGGCGGCGACCGGATGGCGCTGCACGACCGGGAGCACCTCGCCCGCTCGCCCGCCGCACGCGAGGCCGGCGAGGAGGCCTACGCCGACGCGGGCGTCGACGCCGGTGACGTCGACCTCGCGGAGGTCCACGACTGCTTCACGATCGCCGAAGTGCTCGCGCTCGAGGCGCTCGATCTGGAACCGATCGGCGAGGGGATCTCTGCGGCCCGCGACGGCCGGACGACCGCGGACGGCGAGACGCCGATCAACCTCTCGGGCGGGCTGAAGGCGAAAGGCCACCCCGTCGGCGCGACGGGCGCGTCTCAGATCGCCGAAGTCACCGATCTGCTGGCCGGCGAACACCCCAACAGCAAGCACGTCGACGGGGCGACGACCGGCGTCGCCCACAACGCGGGTGGCACGGTCGCGAGTGCGACCGTTCACGTCCTGGAGGTGGTCGACCGATGA
- a CDS encoding Zn-ribbon domain-containing OB-fold protein — MSDTEHVADAGFDEWLTAAEEGDAYYLECANGHGSLPPRRVCPDCGSTDLEESDLPDTGEIQTYTVTHVPTPAFEEDAPYATAVVDFGPVRLTGQVVGVDVADVETGQTVALEITVSETTGERVIGLRPA, encoded by the coding sequence ATGAGCGACACCGAACACGTCGCCGACGCCGGCTTCGACGAGTGGCTCACCGCCGCCGAGGAGGGCGACGCCTACTACCTCGAGTGTGCCAACGGCCACGGTTCGCTGCCGCCCCGTCGGGTCTGCCCCGACTGCGGGTCGACCGATCTCGAGGAGAGCGACCTGCCCGATACCGGCGAAATCCAGACGTACACCGTCACGCACGTCCCGACGCCGGCCTTCGAAGAGGACGCGCCGTACGCGACGGCCGTCGTGGACTTCGGTCCCGTCCGCCTGACGGGGCAGGTCGTCGGCGTCGACGTCGCCGACGTCGAAACCGGACAGACGGTCGCACTCGAGATTACGGTTTCGGAGACGACGGGCGAACGCGTGATCGGACTCCGCCCGGCGTAG
- a CDS encoding alpha/beta fold hydrolase: MNARTVLGAAVGTVAGAVVGNRLLQRRASDLENPLPGIERTYRWRGIETTYTVAGDPNDPDMLLLHGIYAGASSHEFAPIVERLAEDYHVYAVDLPGFGRSERPPLVYSGSLYGEFVRDFADELTDEPIAVASSLTGTFAVDAAAETAFERLVLICPTDETGDERPWVRTLLRTPIVGTTLYNLLASKPSIRYFYDRDGYYDADRISDEEVGYAWDSAHQPGARYATASFAAGTLDPEFDLATELAALETPTTLVWGRDAELVPLREGRDLAEAADLDLVVIDYATQLPHAEHPDKFVEYLSAELPRAGLGSDE; encoded by the coding sequence ATGAACGCCCGAACAGTCCTCGGTGCGGCAGTGGGAACCGTCGCCGGCGCAGTCGTCGGCAACCGCCTCCTCCAGCGACGCGCGAGCGACCTCGAGAACCCGCTTCCCGGTATCGAACGGACGTATCGCTGGCGGGGAATCGAGACGACCTACACCGTCGCCGGCGATCCGAACGATCCGGACATGCTCTTGCTCCACGGGATCTACGCGGGTGCGAGCAGCCACGAGTTCGCCCCGATCGTCGAACGATTGGCCGAAGACTACCACGTCTACGCGGTGGATCTCCCCGGCTTCGGCCGTTCGGAGCGGCCGCCGCTCGTGTACTCCGGGTCCCTCTACGGCGAGTTCGTTCGCGACTTCGCGGACGAGCTCACCGACGAACCGATCGCCGTCGCCTCCTCGCTGACCGGCACCTTCGCCGTCGACGCCGCCGCCGAGACCGCGTTCGAACGCCTCGTCCTGATCTGTCCGACCGACGAGACGGGCGACGAGCGGCCGTGGGTCCGGACGCTCCTTCGGACGCCGATCGTCGGCACGACGCTGTACAACCTGCTCGCGAGCAAGCCGTCGATCCGGTACTTCTACGACCGGGACGGCTACTACGACGCCGACCGGATCAGCGACGAGGAGGTCGGCTACGCCTGGGACAGCGCCCACCAGCCCGGCGCGCGCTACGCCACCGCCTCCTTCGCCGCGGGCACGCTCGACCCCGAGTTCGACCTCGCGACGGAACTGGCCGCCCTCGAGACGCCGACCACGCTGGTCTGGGGCCGCGACGCTGAACTCGTCCCGCTCCGCGAGGGCCGGGACCTCGCCGAGGCCGCCGACCTCGACCTGGTCGTCATCGACTACGCGACCCAGCTGCCCCACGCCGAACACCCCGACAAGTTCGTCGAGTACCTGAGCGCCGAACTCCCGCGGGCCGGTCTCGGCAGCGACGAGTAA